ATAAGAATACAATTTTTACCGATCACCACATTGTGGGCGATATGGACGAGGTTATCGATCTTTGTTCCTTCTCCGATGACTGTATCACCGATAGTGGCGCGGTCTATCGTCACATTACCGCCGATTTCAACAAAATCCTTGATGACCACACCGCCGATATGTCTGATACGCTTGTACCTTCTCTGTTTGAAATAACCGAAGCCCTCTTTGCCGATGACTGAATGCGAATTCACCACAACGAAATTCCCCAACCTCGTATTTCTGTAAATGGTGGTATGGGGGTGGATCTCACAATTCTTTCCGATGCTCACCTTCTCTTCGATATACGAATATGCACCGATATACGTACCCGCGCCGATCCTGACATCATCATTGATAACGACAAAAGGATCAATTGTACAGTTCTTTGGTATAGAGACGTTCCGACCGATGATCGCAAGAGGAGAAATCTGTTTTTTCTTTTTCTTCTCCGCTAAAAATTTTAAAAGTATATACATCGCTCTTTTAGGTTCTTTAACAACGATTCCGCTTTTATGTTTTATTTTTTCAGCGGCGATCACGGCGCCGGCATCTGTTTTGTACTCCGGGTTAAAAAGAAATGTCAATTCATTCTTCTTTGCATATTCATGAGGCGCGATCTTTTTTATAATAAAATTCTTTTTACCGTAGAGTTCACCTTTGACTATCTTTTGGACTTCACTCAAACGCACGGACTATCCTATTCAGGAAAAGCCTTATTGTCAAGCGCAAATTCGAGGTTGACTTTTCCGATAAATTATTTAAAATAGAATCAAATCAAGGAGGAAAATTTGAATTTAAGCAGAACGATAAATTACTGGGAGACTAAAAAAGCAGCTTATTATCAATGGATGTATGGCTTGAGCCGGGCAAAAAGACTGTTTTTATGCCTGGGAATGGCGGCTGTCACCGGATTGTCGGCGCAGATACGTATTCCTTTATCATTCACTCCGGTCCCGATTACAGGACAGGTCTTCGTTGTACTCCTTACCGGAGTGCTGCTGGGTAATTTCTATGGCGGTTTTGCAATGTTTCTCTACTTTATCATCGGTTGCGCCGGCTTTCCATGGTTCACCGGAGCGACCGGCGGACTTCCCCTGGGACCCACTGCAGGATATATTCTTGGATTTATTCCTGCGGCGTTGGTTATCGGATGGATGACGGAAAAGTATAAAAGATCGCATGGTTTATTACCGCTCATCGGCTTGATGATGATCGGTGTTTTAATAATCTATCTCTGCGGCGCCGTCTACTTTGCGTTATTTATGAAAACCACAGTAAAGCAGACATTGATTATGGCGGTGCTGCCGTTCATTCCGGTCGATCTGTTTAAAGCGCTTGCAGCAGCTGCAGCGGCGAAGTCCGTTCTTCCAAGATCGTAGTCGCCCTGAGATAATTAAGAAAGCAACCTTGACATAATTATTTTTATCGGTAAGATAATTATATGAAGAGCCGAAATCTCAGCAACCCTCAATCCCGCCTTTGCAGAAGATGTTATATTAATATCACGGAGTTCGTGTCAGCCTATATATTATGTTAATCGAATTTTTTTTAAAATTTTTATTACTGGGAGTAATGATAATGAGTCAAAATTGCGAGAGTAAAGAAGAATACAGGGAATCAATCCATGCCGGTTCATGGTATCCAGGGAAGAAAGAAGACTTAACTTCCGTGATTAAGACATATCTCAAAAAAGCCCGTGCGCCGGTGCACGGCGAAATTCATGGATTGATCGTCCCCCATGCAGGGTATATCTATTCCGGTCAGGTCGCGGCGTTCGCCTATAAATGCCTGGAAGACCAGACTTTTGATGACGTCATCGTAATCGGACCGAGTCACCACCATGGATTCTACGGAGCATCGGTCGATACACTCGCCGGACGAAAGACTCCACTGGGTACGGTCGAGTTTGACGCAGAGCTCGCCCGAAAGATCATTGAGCAGGATAAGAATATTATTTATGATCCCTACGCCCACCTTGAAGAGCACTCAGTGGAAATACAGATTCCCTTTTTGCAGACCGTGCTCAAAAAATTCAAATTAGTGGAGATCGTTATGGGAAGCCAGGATTATAAAATCTGTGAGGCCCTCAGTGATGCAATCGTCAAAGCCGCAAAAGACAAAAGAATCCTTATCGTTGCGAGCTCGGACCTTTCCCATTACCATCCACAGGCGGCGGCAGAAGAACTCGATAATCTCGTGGTCGAATCAGTATCAATGTATGATCCTGAACTTCTTTATAGACGATTGAGTACGGACAGTTGCGAAGCATGCGGCGGTGCGCCGATTATTACGACGATGCTTGCCACGAAAAAACTGGGTGCCACAAGCGCAAAGCCTGTGATGTACGCCACAAGCGGCAATACATCAGGGGATTACAATCAGGTCGTCGGTTATCTGGCGGCTGTATTCTATAAAGAAAAAGAAAGTAAAGTCGGTGTTAATCTGGGATTTTCAGCAGAGGAAAAGAAAAAATTGAAAGAGATCGCCCGAAAATCGATCGAAGCCGCGGTAAAAGGGAAAAAGATGCCTGAATTCGAAAATATTCCCCAGAGACTAAAAGAACCTTACGGAATCTTTGTAACCATTAATCGACACGGCAGACTGCGCGGCTGCATCGGCCATATCATCGGAGACCAACCACTCTATAAAAATTGTCAGCAGATGGCGAGGGCGGCGGCCCTTGAAGACCCGCGTTTTTCTCCGGTGACTGAAAAAGAGCTGGATGATCTGGAAATAGAGATTTCAGTATTAACACCGCTGGAAAGGGTCAAAGATTTCAACGATATCGTCATCGGACGCGACGGCCTCTATATTGTGGTGGGTTATAACCGCGGACTTCTTCTGCCTCAGGTCGCGGCTGAATACGGATGGACGGTTGAGGAATTTCTGGAAGAGACCTGTCACAAAGCGGGCTTGCCTTCTGATGCGTATAAATTAAAAGATGCTGAAATATACAAGTTTTCCGCCGAGGTATTTTGAAAAAAGAGACCGTATTCATCGACCCTTATGACGACCTTGGTTATGCAAAGGTGGACCTGCATCGGGCAAAACGGAAAGGGTTTTCCGAAGTAGTATTCAGCGAAGGAAAAACGACAAAACAGATACTCGGCATCAGCGCCAGGATCTATAAAGCCAACAAAAAGGTCCTGCTCACCAGGGTCAGTCCCCGACTCGCGAAGGAATTGAAGAAGAAATACCGGAAAGGTAAATATTATAAAGACGCGCGCCTTTTCTATGTCGGCAGAAAACCGGCGCAAAAAGGACTGGTCGCCGTACTCACCGGCGGCACCGCAGACATCCCTGTTGCAGAAGAAGCCGCAGTTACCGCAGAGATAACGGGCAGCAAAGTTGAAAGAATATATGACGTGGGAGTCGCCGGACTCCATCGGATTCTTTCTTTTAGAAAAGAGATCGAGAAGGCACGGGTCTTGATTGTCGTAGCCGGTATGGACGGAGTTCTCGCATCAGTAGCCGGCGGACTCTTTTCCAAACCGATCATCGCCGTACCGACGAGCGTCGGTTATGGTCTGAGTTTAAAAGGAGTGACCCCGCTTTTGACGATGCTTAATTCATGCGCTCCGGGAATCGCGGTTGTGAATATCGACAACGGCTTCGGTGCCGGCTATCTGGCGTCACTCATAAATAAATTATGAAGATCTTATATTTTGATCCGATAAGCGGTGCAAGCGGTGACATGATTCTCGCCGCGTTGATCGACTGCGGCGTACCGATAAGATATCTCAAAGAAAAATTGAAGTTTATTCCCCGATGTGAATTGAAGGTGGTGCGTCTGCAGAAACAAGGTGTGAGCGCCCGCGGTGTGCGATTTAAAATAAATACAAAAATAAAAGAAGATAGATTCATCCCCCTGATAAATAAGAGTGATCTTACCCCGAAGATAAAGAAGGATGCGATAAAGATCATCAATCGTATTTTTTCGGTTGAAAAA
This genomic interval from candidate division WOR-3 bacterium contains the following:
- the larB gene encoding nickel pincer cofactor biosynthesis protein LarB, translated to MQVFRRGILKKETVFIDPYDDLGYAKVDLHRAKRKGFSEVVFSEGKTTKQILGISARIYKANKKVLLTRVSPRLAKELKKKYRKGKYYKDARLFYVGRKPAQKGLVAVLTGGTADIPVAEEAAVTAEITGSKVERIYDVGVAGLHRILSFRKEIEKARVLIVVAGMDGVLASVAGGLFSKPIIAVPTSVGYGLSLKGVTPLLTMLNSCAPGIAVVNIDNGFGAGYLASLINKL
- a CDS encoding biotin transporter BioY gives rise to the protein MNLSRTINYWETKKAAYYQWMYGLSRAKRLFLCLGMAAVTGLSAQIRIPLSFTPVPITGQVFVVLLTGVLLGNFYGGFAMFLYFIIGCAGFPWFTGATGGLPLGPTAGYILGFIPAALVIGWMTEKYKRSHGLLPLIGLMMIGVLIIYLCGAVYFALFMKTTVKQTLIMAVLPFIPVDLFKALAAAAAAKSVLPRS
- the amrB gene encoding AmmeMemoRadiSam system protein B, which translates into the protein MLIEFFLKFLLLGVMIMSQNCESKEEYRESIHAGSWYPGKKEDLTSVIKTYLKKARAPVHGEIHGLIVPHAGYIYSGQVAAFAYKCLEDQTFDDVIVIGPSHHHGFYGASVDTLAGRKTPLGTVEFDAELARKIIEQDKNIIYDPYAHLEEHSVEIQIPFLQTVLKKFKLVEIVMGSQDYKICEALSDAIVKAAKDKRILIVASSDLSHYHPQAAAEELDNLVVESVSMYDPELLYRRLSTDSCEACGGAPIITTMLATKKLGATSAKPVMYATSGNTSGDYNQVVGYLAAVFYKEKESKVGVNLGFSAEEKKKLKEIARKSIEAAVKGKKMPEFENIPQRLKEPYGIFVTINRHGRLRGCIGHIIGDQPLYKNCQQMARAAALEDPRFSPVTEKELDDLEIEISVLTPLERVKDFNDIVIGRDGLYIVVGYNRGLLLPQVAAEYGWTVEEFLEETCHKAGLPSDAYKLKDAEIYKFSAEVF
- the lpxD gene encoding UDP-3-O-(3-hydroxymyristoyl)glucosamine N-acyltransferase → MRLSEVQKIVKGELYGKKNFIIKKIAPHEYAKKNELTFLFNPEYKTDAGAVIAAEKIKHKSGIVVKEPKRAMYILLKFLAEKKKKKQISPLAIIGRNVSIPKNCTIDPFVVINDDVRIGAGTYIGAYSYIEEKVSIGKNCEIHPHTTIYRNTRLGNFVVVNSHSVIGKEGFGYFKQRRYKRIRHIGGVVIKDFVEIGGNVTIDRATIGDTVIGEGTKIDNLVHIAHNVVIGKNCILMGQVGIAGSTKIGDDVILCGQVGISDHLTIGDNVVVYAKSAVFKSIPGRERYSGIPARRHDTVLRALARLYQKYEED